The Candidatus Hydrogenedens sp. DNA window TCAGGGAAACAAAATGTAGGCGGCCTTGTTGGGGTAAATGATGGAGGCACTGTTACAGATAGTTATTGGGATAAGGAGACCTATGGACAGACTGTATCAGCAGGAGGTGAGGGAAAGACAACAGCAGAAATGAAACAGCAGGCGACCTATGTTGGTTGGGATTTTGTTAATGTATGGGCTATAGAGGAGAATGTAACCTACCCATACTTACGAGCCTTAGGTCAGCCAGTTGAGCCTGTGATAGTAGAGAAGGAGATATGGAGTTTATCTGATTTGAACAAGATAGGACGGGATAGGGAATATCCTATGGATGGGCATTATACCTTGATGGTGGATATAGATGCGAGTGCTACGATAAACTGGGATGGGGGCAAGGGATTTAAACCAATCACACTGGTAGGTAGATTTGATGGAAATGGGCATGTGATACGGAATTTATATATAAATCGTTTGGAAGAGGATAGAGTTGGTTTATTTAGTCATGTTTATGGAGAGGTGAAGAATATAGGCGTAGAGAATGTTCAGGTGGTGGGTTATGAGTATGTCGGTGGTCTTGTAGGTAGGAATTATGGTACCGTGAGTCAGAGTTATTCAACTGGCTCGGTGGTGGGTAGTTATAAAGTCGGTGGTCTTGTGGGTCTCAATAGGGGTACTGTAAGTCAGAGTTATTCAACTGGCTCGGTGTCGGGTGTGGATGGAGTAGGCGGTCTTGTGGGGGATAATTACTCCGGTACCGTGAGTCAGAGTTATTCTACTGGCTCGGTGGCTGGTGGAGGTTCAGTCGGAGGTCTTGTGGGGAGGAATGAGGGAGGTACCGTAACGCAGAGTTATTCCACGGGCTCGGTTTCAGGGAAACAAAATGTAGGCGGCCTTGTTGGGGTAAATGATGGAGGCACTGTTATAGATAGTTATTGGGATAAGGAAACATCCGGTCAGACCACATCTAATGGAGGTGAGGGAAAGACAACAGCAGAAATGAAACAGCAGGCAACATTTGTAGGTTGGGATTTTACAACTGTGTGGGACATAGAGGAAAATGTAACCTATCCATATTTACAAGCATTAGGTCATCCTGTCCTACCTCCAGCGGTGGTGGAGAAGGAGATATGGAGTTTATCCGATTTGAACAAGATAGGGCGGGATTGGGAATATCCGATGGATGGGCGTTATATATTAATGGCAGATATAGATGCAAGTGATACGATAAATTGGAATGAAGGTAAGGGATTTAAGCCGATAATATTGGTGGGCAGATTTGATGGTAATGGGCATGTGATACGGAATTTATATATAAATCGTCCGGAAGAGGATGAAGTTGGTTTATTTGGTCGTGTTTATGGAGAGGTGAAAAATATAGGCGTAGAGAATGTTCAGGTGGTGGGTGGTAATGATGTTGGAGGTCTTGTGGGGGATAATTACTCCGGTACAATGAGTCAGAGTTATTCTACTGGCTCGGTGCAGGGGGGTAAGAAAGTCGGAGGTCTTGTGGGGAGGAATTATGGTGATGTGAGTGAGAGTTATTCCACTGGTTCGGTGTCGGGTGTAGATGGAGTAGGCGGTCTTGTGGGGGATAATTACTCCGGTACAGTGAGACAGAGTTATTCCACGGGTTTGGTATCAGGTGGTGATCTTGTAGGCGGTCTTGTAGGATATAAAAATGGTGGTTCAACTACCCAAAGTTACTGGGACAAGCAGACATCTGGTCAAAGTTCATCAGAGGGAGGAACGAGAAAGACAACAGCGCAGATGAAAAAGAAGGCGACATATGTGGGTTGGGATTTTGTTAATGTGTGGGACATTATAGAAGGTGTTAGTTATCCTTATTTACGGGTTTTAGGACCTACACAAGGACACGGAGACGAGGGAGAAGGAGCGAAGGAAGGTTAGGGAAGTAAAGAGGGAGTAAAAAAGGGGAAAGTAGGCACAGAAAGTTCACCATCTACATCAGAAGGTGAAGGGCGTGTTCCGCCACCGACGGAGGATACAGGAAAACAAGGTTGTGGTTGTGGTGGTAAATCATCAGGCAATGATATGTGGTGGAAATACCTATTAGATGTTATTCTGTTTGGTATGCTGATAGTTTCTATGAGCGGTATGCGTAGGCGGAGATAAAAAGAGTAACACAGTCATCGTGCCTGTGGTTAAAAAGTAAAACAGGCACCCCTGCCTGTGAGGGATTATCTAAAGGGGCAGACCTATGTGTTTGCCCTGAAGAGTGAATGTATGTAACAGATTTATCCCTACTACCGAATGGATTGATTACACTACAACCATCATTTGCAGTGAACAAAATTCATTTTTTTAAGGGAGCAGGGATGCTCCCACTACATTATACCTTTAGAAAAGAAATAAACTCCAGAGAACACGGAGGAAAGAATTGAAAAACTCTGTGGTTAAATGTTCTTTCAATCAAGTAATTGAAAATTAAAAAGACACGGGCAGGGGTGTCTGTGCTATCTATAAAATGTCTCGTATGCCATATAATGCCCTTGCGTATAGAATAATCCATACCTCTTTACCATGTAATCAGATAGATATAGAAAAAAGCATTTAAAACCTTGCCCGTATGGCTAATACTTGAATCGGTCAAGATGTTTTGTCCATTAATTTCTTTCATTTTTTTATTTCTAATTTGCCTTAAGAGTACGTAATTATCTTTCTTAACTACATAGTAATTTTAGCATTTGTGTACTATTTAATTTTGGATATATCATCTCCTTTTTGATTTTCAAATATTGTCTATCTTATTCTTTTTTTATTCTTTGATACTTTTATAACCCTAATTTAAGGATTTTGTCATGAGAAAAGTTTTTGGTTTTTGTGTACTGTTTGTTTCTTTTGTTTTATGTATTGGTTCGGCTGAGGAGGTATGGAAGGCAGGTGTTGCGGTATGCGATATAACACCACCTACGGGTTTATGGTTGGCGGGTTATGCGATGCGTGACCGTCCAGCAGAAGGGACAATACACCCACTATGGGTAAAGGCTTTATCTTTACAGGATTCTCAGGGAAAAACGGTGGTGATTGTTAGCAGTGACATACTTGGTTTCACTGCGGAAATGTCACAAAGGATAAAACAGCATGTAAAAGAAAAGACGGGGTTAGAATCTGGGGATATCCTTTTAAATAGTTCTCATACCCATTCAGGTCCTGTTGTTGGGGATTCACTGATTGCTATGTATAAGATTGCAGATGACACGGAACATTTGAATAAAATT harbors:
- a CDS encoding GLUG motif-containing protein, with protein sequence SGKQNVGGLVGVNDGGTVTDSYWDKETYGQTVSAGGEGKTTAEMKQQATYVGWDFVNVWAIEENVTYPYLRALGQPVEPVIVEKEIWSLSDLNKIGRDREYPMDGHYTLMVDIDASATINWDGGKGFKPITLVGRFDGNGHVIRNLYINRLEEDRVGLFSHVYGEVKNIGVENVQVVGYEYVGGLVGRNYGTVSQSYSTGSVVGSYKVGGLVGLNRGTVSQSYSTGSVSGVDGVGGLVGDNYSGTVSQSYSTGSVAGGGSVGGLVGRNEGGTVTQSYSTGSVSGKQNVGGLVGVNDGGTVIDSYWDKETSGQTTSNGGEGKTTAEMKQQATFVGWDFTTVWDIEENVTYPYLQALGHPVLPPAVVEKEIWSLSDLNKIGRDWEYPMDGRYILMADIDASDTINWNEGKGFKPIILVGRFDGNGHVIRNLYINRPEEDEVGLFGRVYGEVKNIGVENVQVVGGNDVGGLVGDNYSGTMSQSYSTGSVQGGKKVGGLVGRNYGDVSESYSTGSVSGVDGVGGLVGDNYSGTVRQSYSTGLVSGGDLVGGLVGYKNGGSTTQSYWDKQTSGQSSSEGGTRKTTAQMKKKATYVGWDFVNVWDIIEGVSYPYLRVLGPTQGHGDEGEGAKEG